One Desulfobacterales bacterium genomic window carries:
- a CDS encoding helix-turn-helix domain-containing protein, translating into MAAKDIFTVSENFKRQLAAIFANGGLPESDAVILERISKASKWFQEKFAMIFDELVQKLRVETDNRELRKKIDNAIDQLKQEIAVKLAGICCCEKGFSPSSYLRAVSAAELDFIPGKTKKNRAPAYTESDIAHPELYQALKDWRARQAEEQQIARYQVLHQRVLVQVVVCLPDTIAALLTINGVGKKTIEKYGAELVAMVSAYRQKKGIEQVVLPEPEAVPQESTPPPQDAPPAGTRDISFDMFRNGLTIAQIARERGLVQSTIEAHLCFFVETGQLDINKLLPPEKQQAITEKLDALQSNSLSEVKKELGPDYTYGQIKMVLALRNYLGEG; encoded by the coding sequence ATGGCTGCCAAGGATATTTTTACGGTCAGTGAGAATTTCAAGCGACAATTGGCCGCCATTTTTGCGAATGGCGGCCTGCCGGAATCAGATGCCGTTATTCTGGAGCGTATCAGCAAGGCATCAAAATGGTTTCAGGAGAAGTTTGCGATGATTTTTGACGAGTTGGTGCAAAAATTGCGCGTGGAAACAGATAACCGCGAACTCCGTAAGAAGATCGATAATGCCATTGATCAGCTCAAACAGGAAATCGCGGTGAAACTTGCCGGGATTTGCTGCTGTGAGAAGGGTTTTTCACCGTCAAGTTACCTGCGGGCTGTTTCAGCCGCGGAACTTGACTTTATACCTGGAAAAACGAAAAAGAACCGGGCCCCGGCCTACACGGAATCGGATATTGCCCACCCGGAGCTGTATCAGGCGCTCAAGGACTGGCGTGCCCGCCAGGCCGAAGAGCAGCAGATTGCCCGTTATCAGGTCCTGCATCAGCGGGTATTGGTCCAGGTTGTGGTATGCCTGCCGGACACTATTGCTGCTCTATTGACGATAAACGGGGTGGGCAAGAAAACAATTGAGAAATATGGCGCGGAACTTGTGGCCATGGTCTCGGCCTATCGGCAAAAAAAGGGAATCGAGCAGGTGGTGTTGCCGGAGCCCGAGGCAGTGCCGCAAGAGAGCACCCCGCCCCCCCAAGATGCCCCGCCTGCCGGCACCAGGGATATTAGTTTTGATATGTTTCGTAACGGATTGACGATTGCGCAGATTGCCAGGGAAAGAGGCCTGGTGCAATCCACCATCGAAGCCCATCTCTGCTTTTTTGTGGAAACCGGCCAACTGGATATCAACAAACTGCTGCCGCCTGAAAAACAGCAGGCCATTACGGAAAAACTTGATGCGCTGCAGAGTAATTCCCTCAGTGAGGTAAAAAAAGAACTGGGCCCTGACTACACCTACGGCCAGATCAAAATGGTGCTGGCCCTTCGGAATTATCTGGGGGAGGGCTGA
- a CDS encoding cobalamin biosynthesis protein, giving the protein MKVGILAITAGGKRLAGRLATVLDNAAVLEIRSGVRAAFAANWADYDGFVCIMAAGIVVRGIAPLVRDKGSDPCVVVVDEQGENVISLLSGHLGGGNVLARGVAGLIGGRPVITTASDVLGLPPLDLWVRAQNLIPASRPALTAASARLVNSGTLRLYSEVAVESLPNGIQAVTSVAEADLIVSNRIDRASDGLLLHPRNLVVGIGCNRGTPSAELEEALREFLTVGPFSGLSVRNLASIDLKQDETGLLEMARKNGWEVDFFTRQELNSVAGITPSAVVYKAIGARGVAEPAALLSAATETLLMEKQKWPNVTLALALADFTLSAQVPAA; this is encoded by the coding sequence TTGGACAACGCCGCCGTGCTGGAGATCCGTTCCGGGGTCCGGGCCGCCTTTGCCGCCAACTGGGCGGATTATGACGGGTTTGTCTGCATTATGGCGGCCGGTATCGTGGTCAGGGGGATTGCGCCTCTGGTGCGGGACAAGGGAAGCGATCCCTGTGTGGTGGTGGTTGACGAGCAGGGCGAAAACGTGATCAGCCTGCTTTCCGGCCATCTGGGCGGCGGCAATGTCCTGGCCCGCGGGGTGGCCGGGCTGATCGGTGGCCGCCCGGTGATCACCACTGCCTCGGATGTGCTGGGACTGCCCCCCCTGGATCTCTGGGTCCGGGCCCAGAATCTCATTCCGGCCAGCCGGCCGGCCCTGACCGCGGCCAGTGCCAGACTGGTCAACAGCGGCACTCTGCGCCTCTATTCCGAGGTGGCTGTTGAATCCCTGCCGAATGGTATCCAAGCCGTTACCTCTGTGGCAGAGGCGGATCTTATCGTCTCGAACAGGATCGATCGAGCAAGCGATGGTTTGCTTCTGCACCCGCGCAACCTGGTGGTGGGGATCGGCTGCAACCGGGGAACCCCAAGCGCTGAGCTGGAGGAAGCTCTGCGGGAATTTTTAACCGTTGGGCCGTTTTCCGGATTGTCGGTGCGCAACCTTGCCTCCATTGATCTGAAGCAGGATGAAACCGGGCTGCTGGAAATGGCCCGGAAGAATGGCTGGGAGGTTGATTTTTTTACCAGGCAAGAGCTGAACAGTGTGGCCGGGATTACTCCTTCGGCCGTGGTCTATAAGGCCATTGGCGCCAGAGGGGTGGCTGAACCAGCGGCACTTTTAAGCGCGGCAACTGAAACCTTACTCATGGAGAAACAGAAATGGCCCAATGTCACCCTGGCCCTGGCCCTGGCAGACTTTACGTTGTCGGCACAGGTCCCGGCAGCCTGA
- the cobJ gene encoding precorrin-3B C(17)-methyltransferase — translation MAQCHPGPGPGRLYVVGTGPGSLKHLTPAAREAIEGADCIIGYKTYLELIPGLLQGKEVVSSEMMKEVERCRKALEMAASGRIVALVSGGDPGIYAMAGLVFEMAQGRNIDVAIKVIPGIAALNGCAAALGAPLMHDFAAISLSDLLTPWEMIEKRLQAAAAADFVIVLYNPKSKRRTEQIIKARGIISSQRDPQTPVGIVTAASRENERIELTTLEKMLDCEITMQSTIIIGNSKTFAWQGFMVTPRGYAGKYAL, via the coding sequence ATGGCCCAATGTCACCCTGGCCCTGGCCCTGGCAGACTTTACGTTGTCGGCACAGGTCCCGGCAGCCTGAAACATCTGACCCCGGCGGCCCGGGAAGCAATAGAAGGGGCGGATTGCATCATCGGCTACAAAACCTATCTTGAGCTGATCCCCGGGTTGCTGCAAGGCAAGGAGGTGGTTTCATCCGAGATGATGAAGGAGGTCGAGCGCTGCCGCAAGGCCTTGGAAATGGCGGCCAGCGGCCGCATCGTGGCCCTGGTATCGGGCGGCGATCCCGGTATTTACGCCATGGCCGGCCTGGTGTTCGAGATGGCGCAAGGGCGGAACATCGATGTTGCCATCAAGGTCATTCCCGGGATCGCCGCCCTGAACGGTTGCGCCGCGGCCCTGGGCGCGCCGCTCATGCATGACTTTGCCGCCATCAGTCTTTCGGATCTGCTCACCCCCTGGGAGATGATCGAAAAACGGTTGCAAGCCGCGGCTGCCGCTGATTTCGTGATAGTTCTTTACAACCCGAAGTCAAAACGGCGCACCGAACAGATCATCAAGGCCCGGGGAATAATCAGTTCCCAGCGGGACCCGCAGACCCCGGTGGGCATTGTCACCGCCGCCAGCCGGGAAAATGAACGAATTGAACTGACCACCCTTGAAAAGATGCTCGATTGTGAGATCACCATGCAGTCCACAATAATCATCGGCAACTCCAAGACCTTTGCGTGGCAGGGTTTTATGGTAACCCCCAGGGGCTATGCCGGCAAATATGCCCTGTAA
- a CDS encoding mechanosensitive ion channel: MKKIIFLISFLVIAHIPLAWADSLISITSDDIVLNEPEFTKFIEQKLPFLMERVVNLGKEAEPLHLNVDFQNFEELWQAVNSYYSLKKDLLTNIDEYKTEAAQVREEIFKQKELEDTAAIKLILNYKFLKKNIDYSVKNLETLDNDFRMIFFILKSKQITAPAGEVKDLRSYLAFMLNTLDELRTKKITSREYDQALKAKSRQAALIDNGDALCREFQRLALEITDKGQLTKAVKSFWAGVNDTLATVYNYELYVVENKKITIGSILKIIALISFLILLYFLVKRVIYSRFSEEESKGYAAYMLSKYGVILAVILIVLFGLGLDLAKVTLLVSAVSVGIGFGLQKIFSNLVSGVILLLDKSIKLGDTIQIGDVYGTVTSMNARFVSLLTRDGREYLIPNERLIIDQVVNLTHSSSRFRLAVPVGISYASDLEQAMQLMKQAVGNLPRVLADPEPESRVIGFGDSSIDLELRIWITDPAKGIINVKSKVYLAIWNVFQQHNIVIPYPQRDVYLKSMPDISAAEENEPG, from the coding sequence ATGAAAAAGATAATTTTTCTGATCTCTTTTCTGGTCATCGCTCACATCCCCCTGGCCTGGGCCGACTCCCTCATCTCCATCACCTCCGATGATATTGTTTTAAACGAGCCTGAATTCACCAAGTTCATCGAACAGAAACTCCCTTTTCTCATGGAGCGGGTCGTCAACCTGGGAAAAGAGGCTGAGCCCCTGCACCTGAACGTGGATTTTCAGAATTTTGAAGAGTTGTGGCAGGCGGTCAACAGTTACTACTCTCTGAAAAAAGACCTGTTAACCAACATTGACGAGTATAAAACAGAGGCGGCGCAGGTAAGAGAAGAAATTTTCAAACAGAAAGAACTCGAAGATACCGCAGCCATCAAACTAATCTTAAATTATAAGTTTCTTAAAAAGAATATCGATTATTCAGTAAAAAATCTTGAGACCCTGGACAATGACTTCAGAATGATATTTTTCATACTCAAGAGCAAACAGATAACAGCGCCGGCCGGAGAGGTGAAAGACCTGCGCAGCTATCTCGCCTTCATGCTCAACACGCTGGACGAGCTGAGAACAAAAAAGATTACTTCCAGGGAGTATGACCAGGCCCTGAAAGCAAAGTCCAGGCAAGCGGCCCTTATTGATAACGGGGATGCCCTCTGCCGGGAGTTTCAGCGGCTGGCCCTGGAAATCACTGATAAGGGACAGTTGACAAAAGCAGTAAAAAGTTTCTGGGCAGGCGTTAACGATACCCTGGCCACTGTATACAATTACGAACTCTATGTTGTTGAAAACAAAAAAATAACCATTGGCAGCATCCTCAAAATAATTGCCCTTATATCGTTCCTGATCCTGCTCTACTTTCTGGTCAAAAGAGTTATCTATTCCCGTTTCAGCGAGGAGGAGAGCAAGGGATATGCCGCGTACATGTTGTCCAAGTACGGCGTTATCCTGGCGGTTATACTGATTGTCCTCTTTGGCCTCGGTCTTGACCTGGCAAAGGTCACCCTGCTTGTTTCAGCCGTATCAGTGGGCATCGGTTTCGGATTGCAGAAAATTTTCTCAAACCTGGTCTCCGGCGTTATCCTGTTGCTGGACAAGTCAATCAAGCTGGGCGATACCATCCAGATAGGCGATGTCTACGGCACGGTTACTTCAATGAACGCCAGGTTTGTCTCGCTTCTGACGCGGGACGGCAGGGAATATCTGATACCGAATGAAAGACTCATTATCGACCAGGTGGTTAACCTGACACATAGCTCCTCCCGTTTCCGGCTTGCCGTTCCGGTGGGCATTTCCTATGCAAGCGATCTGGAGCAGGCCATGCAACTGATGAAACAGGCAGTGGGCAACCTGCCCAGGGTTTTGGCCGATCCGGAACCGGAAAGCCGGGTCATCGGATTCGGGGACAGCAGCATTGATCTTGAACTGCGCATCTGGATCACTGATCCGGCAAAAGGCATTATCAACGTAAAAAGCAAGGTGTATCTCGCCATCTGGAATGTTTTCCAGCAGCACAACATCGTGATTCCCTATCCGCAGCGGGATGTCTACCTCAAGAGCATGCCGGATATTTCGGCAGCGGAAGAAAACGAACCTGGTTGA